The nucleotide window AAAAGTGCATGATGAAGAGGTTAGCATTGCGAGAAGTTTTGCGATAACTCCGGCTTCCAGATGGCGGATTGTTACTAGTTATATCGTAAGTGGGCTGGTGGCTTCGTTTGTGCTTTCTGTGATAACCCTTTTTGTAGGAGAATTGTATATTTGGTTGACTGGTGGAGCATTTTTACCGCTTGAAAGTTGGCTGAGTTTAATCGGGATAATTTTGCTCAATGTATTGTGTTGTAGTAGTATCATGTTTTTTATTGCTAGTTTGGTGAAGAAAGCTAGTGCCTTTAGTTCCGTTTCGACAATTGTTGGAACAGTTATTGGGTTTATAGCGGGAATTTATTTGCCAATCGGATCGCTTCCAGCTGCGGTTCAAACGGTGATGAAATGTTTTCCTTTCACATACGGCGCATCTACTATCCGGGAAATCATGACAAAAGAACCTTTACAAGAAGTTTTCGCGGGAAATACAAGTGCGATGGATGCGACGAAAGAAATGATTGGCATCACGATTTATTGGGGCGATAAAACAGTAACAACGGGACTAAGTTTACTTATTTTAATTGCCTTTGCAGTCGTGTTTGGCGTTTTATCTGTCGTCCTAATGAAACGGCAAACAAAATAATTTTTGAATAAAAAAACAGCCGAAATTCTCCTAGTTATGCTATACTTATGGAATGTGAATGAATCTAGGAGGAAAATAACAATGAGTCAAAATTTGCAAAAAGAAGTTGCTTCACGCAAAACGTTTGCGATTATTTCTCACC belongs to Listeria swaminathanii and includes:
- a CDS encoding ABC transporter permease translates to MISRNLKIYFRDRTAVFMSLLTILIIIGLYAIFLGSNMEEMFKQASGQTTGIQELVNTWVIAGILSITPVTVSLAVFSLKVHDEEVSIARSFAITPASRWRIVTSYIVSGLVASFVLSVITLFVGELYIWLTGGAFLPLESWLSLIGIILLNVLCCSSIMFFIASLVKKASAFSSVSTIVGTVIGFIAGIYLPIGSLPAAVQTVMKCFPFTYGASTIREIMTKEPLQEVFAGNTSAMDATKEMIGITIYWGDKTVTTGLSLLILIAFAVVFGVLSVVLMKRQTK